A single region of the Chryseobacterium sp. 6424 genome encodes:
- a CDS encoding CorA family divalent cation transporter — protein sequence MPIEILYQNPQCEWIDVEAPTAKDLAYIHEKYHINTLLLEDTTDPNHLPKFEQDGDLKFFLMRENTELERRNLNNLSDVSTKLGVFLFRNKLITIHRMKNRSIRELKEEIVLPRNENIIPDKIALILALKVMRSFDDESTHLLEKMDLIENEIFLKRNNNANQIRRLYQLKRKAGLNARILSASSDWIKNFRSLNIHDAEMKDLQDKHDDVTTDFEHLTAQATNLISMFLAMSDQRANQVMKVLAIYSMYFLPLTFIAGIYGMNFDNMPELHQPFGYFITLGVMAFIALLTFLYVRRKKW from the coding sequence ATGCCAATTGAAATACTTTACCAAAACCCTCAGTGTGAGTGGATTGATGTAGAAGCGCCCACTGCAAAAGACCTGGCGTATATACATGAGAAATATCACATCAATACCTTGTTGCTGGAAGATACAACGGACCCGAACCACTTACCCAAATTTGAGCAGGACGGTGACCTGAAGTTTTTCCTGATGCGCGAAAACACAGAACTTGAACGCCGGAACCTGAATAACTTAAGCGATGTATCCACCAAACTGGGTGTCTTTCTTTTTAGGAACAAACTCATCACCATCCATCGGATGAAAAACCGGAGTATCAGGGAATTAAAAGAGGAAATCGTGCTTCCCCGGAACGAAAACATCATTCCCGATAAAATAGCGCTGATCCTCGCCCTAAAAGTGATGAGATCCTTTGATGACGAATCCACCCATCTGCTCGAAAAAATGGATTTGATAGAAAATGAGATCTTCCTTAAAAGAAATAACAATGCAAACCAAATCCGCCGGCTTTATCAACTGAAAAGAAAAGCAGGCCTGAATGCAAGAATACTTAGCGCATCCAGCGACTGGATCAAAAACTTCAGATCACTTAACATCCATGATGCAGAAATGAAGGATTTGCAGGACAAGCATGATGATGTGACTACAGATTTCGAACATCTGACCGCGCAGGCGACCAACCTGATCTCGATGTTTCTGGCCATGAGCGACCAACGTGCCAATCAGGTAATGAAAGTACTGGCCATTTACTCCATGTACTTTTTACCACTTACCTTCATCGCAGGCATCTATGGTATGAATTTCGACAACATGCCTGAACTCCATCAACCGTTTGGTTATTTTATCACGTTGGGAGTGATGGCATTTATCGCTTTGCTCACATTCCTTTATGTGAGGCGGAAGAAATGGTAA
- a CDS encoding response regulator transcription factor: protein MKKEIIFYDNHFLSVEAFQCFLEKNGYHKNFACHGTGDANEFENLISKKTSVAIINICGMPTTEALELPEKLLAINPQLRIIIISADPEVKMIKKFFEKGIKSFLTKTTDRQEFIHALEEVIAGKVYLTDDTKNALYNFICNTEHMEEKKLSRLEALTSREKEVLQHICEGLRTKEIADELFISTHTVESHRRNIMQKLEVRNTSMLVKYAMSNNLVN from the coding sequence ATGAAAAAAGAAATTATCTTCTATGATAATCATTTTCTTTCTGTGGAAGCATTCCAATGCTTTTTAGAAAAAAATGGTTACCATAAAAACTTCGCATGCCACGGTACGGGCGACGCCAACGAATTCGAAAACCTAATCTCCAAAAAAACTTCGGTAGCCATCATCAACATTTGTGGCATGCCCACCACCGAAGCTCTCGAACTGCCGGAAAAACTGCTCGCCATCAATCCCCAACTAAGGATTATCATCATTTCAGCCGACCCTGAAGTCAAGATGATTAAAAAGTTCTTCGAAAAAGGCATCAAAAGCTTCCTCACCAAAACAACCGATCGCCAAGAGTTCATCCATGCATTAGAGGAAGTTATCGCCGGTAAAGTTTATCTTACCGATGATACAAAAAATGCGCTCTACAACTTCATCTGCAATACCGAACACATGGAAGAGAAGAAACTTTCACGCCTCGAGGCGCTTACTTCCCGCGAAAAAGAAGTGTTGCAGCACATTTGTGAAGGCTTGCGCACCAAAGAAATCGCCGACGAACTTTTCATCAGTACGCATACGGTAGAATCTCACCGCCGGAACATCATGCAAAAACTGGAGGTACGCAATACCTCAATGCTCGTGAAGTACGCGATGAGCAACAACCTGGTAAATTAA